The following proteins come from a genomic window of Micromonospora zamorensis:
- a CDS encoding TetR/AcrR family transcriptional regulator, with product MDGDEKGLRARLVAVGVDLVLSEGQSAVSLREIARRAGVSHGAPRRYFPTHVDLLSAIAREGFADLTARVEETMRDVDPDPRTRLTALARTYLDFAAAHRGMFELMFRHDLLDSGRLRLRETSLPLFDVLADLVAQVRRPTDAPAPVLAGALWANLHGIAQLWAWGSLPLATGATEDDTLLRAALDAHLGPNPT from the coding sequence ATGGACGGGGACGAGAAGGGGCTACGGGCGCGGCTGGTCGCCGTCGGGGTGGACCTGGTGCTCAGCGAGGGCCAGTCGGCCGTGTCACTGCGGGAGATCGCCCGCCGCGCCGGGGTTTCACACGGCGCCCCGCGCCGCTACTTCCCCACCCACGTCGACCTGCTCTCCGCCATCGCCCGGGAGGGCTTCGCCGACCTCACCGCCCGCGTCGAGGAGACGATGCGCGACGTCGACCCGGACCCGCGTACCCGATTGACCGCGCTGGCCCGGACGTACCTGGACTTCGCGGCGGCCCATCGCGGCATGTTCGAGCTGATGTTCCGTCACGACCTGCTGGACAGCGGCCGGCTGCGGCTGCGCGAGACGAGCCTGCCGCTGTTCGACGTGCTCGCCGACCTGGTGGCCCAGGTACGCCGGCCGACTGACGCCCCTGCCCCGGTGCTCGCCGGCGCGCTCTGGGCCAACCTGCACGGCATCGCCCAGCTCTGGGCCTGGGGCAGCCTGCCGCTGGCCACCGGCGCCACCGAGGACGACACCCTGCTGCGCGCCGCGCTCGACGCCCATCTCGGCCCGAACCCCACCTGA
- a CDS encoding lysophospholipid acyltransferase family protein, translating to MPLLYDLTKLTVGTTLRLGWRPRVEGLEHLPRHGGAILAGNHLSVADELFLVTAAPRHVTFWAKAEYFTGRGPGGWLNRRIVAGMGAIRVDRADGRAALRALDAAVPVLRAGGLVAVYPEGTRSPDGRLYRGRVGMTRLARDAEVPIIPVGVTGTAEVLPVDARLPRRHPVTLRFGPPIPVAERINGPRDIRTVTDEVMAAIQKLTGQEYVPRYAPTRES from the coding sequence GTGCCCCTGCTGTACGACCTCACCAAGCTGACCGTCGGCACCACGCTGCGGCTGGGCTGGCGGCCCCGCGTGGAAGGGCTGGAGCATCTGCCCCGGCACGGCGGCGCGATCCTCGCCGGCAACCACCTGTCCGTCGCCGACGAGTTGTTCCTCGTCACCGCGGCGCCCCGACACGTGACCTTCTGGGCCAAGGCCGAGTACTTCACCGGCCGAGGTCCGGGCGGCTGGCTCAACCGGCGCATCGTCGCCGGCATGGGTGCCATCCGGGTCGACCGCGCCGACGGCCGAGCCGCCCTGCGCGCCCTCGACGCCGCCGTACCGGTGCTGCGCGCCGGCGGCCTGGTCGCCGTCTACCCGGAGGGCACCCGCTCGCCGGACGGACGGCTCTACCGGGGCCGCGTCGGGATGACCCGCCTGGCCCGCGACGCCGAGGTGCCGATCATCCCGGTCGGCGTCACCGGCACCGCCGAGGTGCTGCCGGTCGACGCGCGGCTGCCCCGCCGGCACCCCGTCACCCTGCGGTTCGGCCCGCCGATCCCGGTCGCCGAACGGATCAACGGCCCACGCGACATCCGGACGGTCACCGACGAGGTCATGGCGGCGATCCAGAAGCTCACCGGCCAGGAGTACGTGCCTCGCTACGCACCGACCCGGGAGAGCTGA
- a CDS encoding glycosyltransferase family 4 protein produces MSRTLLITNDFPPRPGGIQSFVHNLAVRQPAGSVVVYASSWRGAAKFDADQPFEVIRERTRVLLPTPLIARRAARLARAYDCDTVWFGAAAPLGLLAAGLRRRAGVRRVVAQTHGHEVGWAALPAARPALRRIGRGVDVTTYLGEYTRSRLARVLDGVTELRRLAPGVDVDTYHPTVDGEQVRARLGLTDRPVVVCVSRLVPRKGQDMLIRALPEIRRRVPEAALLIVGGGPYRATLEKLARQIGVERDVVFTGSVPSAELPAHYAAGDVYAMPCRTRNRGLDVEGLGIVYLEASATGLPVVAGDSGGAPDAVREGETGYVVRGRDVAQLADRVARLLADRDLARQLGAAGRAWVEREWRWEAQADRMAALLAG; encoded by the coding sequence ATGAGCCGCACACTGCTGATCACCAACGACTTCCCGCCCCGCCCGGGCGGGATCCAGTCCTTCGTGCACAACCTCGCGGTGCGTCAACCGGCCGGCTCGGTGGTCGTGTACGCGTCGAGCTGGCGCGGTGCCGCGAAGTTCGACGCCGACCAGCCGTTCGAGGTGATCCGGGAGCGCACCCGGGTGCTGTTGCCCACCCCGTTGATCGCCCGCAGGGCGGCGCGGCTGGCTCGCGCGTACGACTGCGACACGGTGTGGTTCGGGGCGGCGGCGCCGTTGGGGTTGCTCGCCGCCGGTCTGCGGCGGCGGGCCGGCGTACGCCGGGTGGTGGCGCAGACCCACGGCCACGAGGTCGGTTGGGCGGCGCTGCCGGCGGCCCGGCCGGCGCTGCGGCGCATCGGCCGGGGCGTCGACGTCACCACCTACCTCGGCGAGTACACCCGCAGCCGGTTGGCCCGTGTGCTGGACGGGGTGACCGAGCTCCGCCGCTTGGCGCCCGGGGTCGACGTGGACACCTACCACCCGACAGTGGACGGTGAGCAGGTCCGGGCCCGGCTCGGGCTGACCGACCGGCCGGTGGTGGTCTGCGTGTCCCGGCTGGTGCCGCGCAAGGGTCAGGACATGCTGATCCGGGCACTGCCGGAGATCCGTCGCCGGGTGCCCGAGGCGGCGCTGCTGATCGTCGGCGGCGGGCCGTACCGGGCCACCCTGGAGAAGCTGGCCCGGCAGATCGGTGTGGAACGGGACGTCGTGTTCACCGGCTCGGTGCCGTCGGCCGAGTTGCCGGCGCACTACGCGGCGGGCGACGTCTACGCGATGCCCTGCCGCACCCGCAACCGCGGTCTCGACGTGGAGGGGTTGGGCATCGTCTACCTGGAGGCCTCCGCGACCGGCCTGCCGGTGGTGGCCGGTGACTCCGGGGGCGCACCGGATGCGGTCCGTGAGGGGGAGACCGGCTACGTCGTCCGCGGTCGGGACGTCGCGCAGCTCGCCGACCGGGTCGCCCGGCTTCTCGCCGACCGGGACCTGGCTCGCCAGTTGGGTGCTGCCGGCCGGGCGTGGGTGGAGCGGGAGTGGCGCTGGGAGGCGCAGGCGGACCGGATGGCGGCGTTGCTCGCCGGCTGA
- a CDS encoding M48 family metallopeptidase yields MTPRGWALLTLAGLTVALVVLAALLIPWHRPPAPRADQLAALGDLPAEQVAKGREFRAALRPGGYTALAVGLLVALALGLTPLGSRLIELVARPFGGHWAAQAVLGGLAVVLVADLVTLPFAAWRQSVLTRYGLSTNGWSGWAVDLLKSYAVSAVIGAVALFGFYAVIRLAPRWWWAFGAGGAALLVVLLSFVLPVLVEPVFNRFTPMEQGQLRTELMSMAARDGVPVRDVLVADASRRTKAVNAYVSGLGPTRRVVVYDTLLTEATPAEVTAVVAHELGHAKDSDVAAGTLTGALGAAAAVVALYLLGSWGPLLRLAGVDSVAQPSAFPLLLALVTVAGLVAAPVQALMSRRVEARADAHALALTRDPEAFESMQRRLGSVNLGDPDPPRWEYLYSASHPSTVERIAAARAYARESGR; encoded by the coding sequence GTGACCCCGCGCGGGTGGGCGTTGCTGACCCTGGCCGGCTTGACCGTCGCGTTGGTCGTGCTCGCCGCGCTGCTCATTCCGTGGCACCGACCTCCGGCACCCCGCGCCGACCAGCTCGCCGCGCTGGGCGACCTGCCGGCGGAGCAGGTGGCCAAGGGGCGGGAGTTCCGGGCCGCGCTGCGCCCCGGCGGCTACACCGCGCTCGCCGTCGGGCTGTTGGTCGCCCTGGCGCTCGGGCTCACCCCGCTGGGCAGCCGTCTGATCGAGCTGGTGGCTCGGCCCTTCGGCGGGCACTGGGCCGCGCAGGCCGTGCTCGGTGGGCTGGCCGTGGTCCTCGTCGCCGACCTCGTCACGCTCCCGTTCGCCGCCTGGCGTCAGAGCGTGCTCACCCGCTACGGGTTGAGCACCAACGGTTGGAGCGGCTGGGCGGTCGACCTGCTCAAGTCGTACGCGGTCAGCGCGGTGATCGGCGCGGTGGCGCTGTTCGGCTTCTACGCGGTCATCCGGCTCGCGCCGCGCTGGTGGTGGGCGTTCGGCGCGGGTGGTGCGGCGCTGCTGGTGGTGCTGCTGTCGTTCGTGCTGCCGGTGCTGGTCGAGCCGGTGTTCAACCGGTTCACCCCGATGGAGCAGGGCCAGTTGCGCACCGAGCTGATGAGCATGGCGGCCCGCGACGGGGTGCCGGTGCGCGACGTGCTGGTCGCCGACGCCTCCCGGCGCACCAAGGCGGTCAACGCGTACGTCTCCGGTCTCGGCCCGACGCGGCGGGTCGTCGTCTACGACACGTTGCTGACCGAGGCGACCCCGGCCGAGGTGACCGCCGTGGTGGCGCACGAGTTGGGGCACGCCAAGGACTCCGACGTGGCGGCCGGCACGCTGACCGGGGCGTTGGGTGCCGCCGCCGCGGTGGTGGCGCTCTACCTGCTCGGCTCGTGGGGGCCGCTGCTACGGCTGGCCGGTGTCGACTCGGTCGCCCAACCGAGCGCGTTCCCGCTGCTGCTGGCCCTCGTCACGGTGGCCGGGCTGGTCGCCGCGCCGGTCCAGGCACTGATGTCGCGGCGGGTGGAGGCACGAGCCGACGCCCATGCGCTCGCGCTCACCCGCGACCCGGAGGCCTTCGAGTCGATGCAGCGCCGGCTCGGCTCGGTCAACCTCGGCGACCCCGATCCGCCGCGCTGGGAATACCTCTACTCGGCCTCGCATCCGTCCACCGTGGAGCGGATCGCCGCCGCCCGCGCGTACGCCCGGGAGTCTGGCCGATGA
- a CDS encoding DinB family protein, translating into MTQDNVRVFVDSDLRGARFSRSTLAGAVMRGVDVNALDIDAPWLAEGTLLVNGVDVAPLVEAELNRGFPGRDLRQAKDPDGLRVAWAALERAWAAAVDRALSMPEGAVDVSIDGEWSFAQTLRHLAFAADTWLGKAILRLPQPFHPLGQPDAEYDAAGFDMSIFAAEQPTFAATLELRAERQAMVRDFLAAVTPDLLAETRPAAWWPEQQVSVLHCLHVIFDEEWQHLRFALRDLDAQGEAAKAQSRPATGSGGR; encoded by the coding sequence ATGACCCAGGACAACGTCAGGGTCTTCGTCGACAGTGACCTGCGGGGTGCCCGGTTCAGCCGGTCGACGCTGGCCGGTGCGGTGATGCGCGGCGTCGATGTGAATGCTCTGGACATCGACGCGCCCTGGTTGGCCGAGGGCACGCTCCTGGTCAACGGCGTCGATGTCGCGCCGCTGGTCGAGGCCGAGCTCAACCGGGGGTTCCCCGGGCGCGATCTCCGGCAGGCCAAGGATCCGGACGGCCTGCGCGTGGCGTGGGCGGCACTCGAACGGGCCTGGGCGGCGGCGGTCGACCGGGCGCTGTCCATGCCCGAGGGTGCGGTCGACGTCTCGATCGACGGGGAGTGGTCGTTCGCGCAGACGCTGCGCCATCTCGCGTTCGCCGCCGACACCTGGTTGGGCAAGGCGATCCTGCGCCTGCCGCAGCCCTTCCACCCGCTCGGGCAGCCAGATGCTGAGTACGATGCCGCGGGCTTCGACATGTCGATCTTCGCCGCCGAGCAACCGACGTTCGCCGCGACCCTGGAGCTGCGGGCCGAGCGGCAGGCGATGGTGCGCGACTTTCTCGCGGCCGTCACGCCGGACCTGCTCGCCGAGACCCGGCCGGCCGCCTGGTGGCCCGAGCAGCAGGTGTCCGTCCTGCACTGCCTTCACGTGATCTTCGACGAGGAGTGGCAGCACCTCCGCTTCGCCCTGCGTGACCTCGACGCGCAGGGCGAGGCGGCGAAAGCGCAGTCCCGCCCGGCCACCGGGTCAGGTGGTCGGTAG
- a CDS encoding NYN domain-containing protein: MSEPEPALPEPEPTLPEPVRQRIVTLTAAVLPTLPADEVPVPLRRVAKFAPNRRARLGAPVIAAQLTADPLFRQRVTARVLADAGDLGAAVVEGTAPAAADPVEVAALAYLARPRGWRELIDASGAAVRAEADSAVVAELVREAEQRATRAEHDRAVARVEAEKLRDELARVREELGQLREESRQVARTLRETQARERKATELLATERGRAARASADVDAELRRARARLAEAEAAAGVARASAKESRSVDDARLWLLLETIGQAAVGLRRELALDPVDKLPADFVADAFAEQPGTAPASPAARARDTDDPARLDQLLALPRAHLVVDGYNVTKRGFGDMSLEQQRKRLITGLGGIAAQTGDEITVVFDGAERMHGLPPAPRGVRVLFSRKGETADELIRRLVRAEPAGRPVVVVSSDREVADGVRRHGAYPLGADSLLRRLARS, from the coding sequence GTGTCCGAGCCGGAGCCGGCCCTGCCGGAGCCGGAGCCGACCCTGCCCGAACCGGTCCGGCAGCGGATCGTCACGCTGACCGCCGCCGTCCTGCCCACGCTGCCCGCCGACGAGGTGCCCGTGCCGCTGCGCCGGGTGGCCAAGTTCGCCCCCAACCGGCGGGCCCGGCTCGGCGCGCCGGTCATCGCCGCCCAGCTCACCGCCGACCCGCTGTTCCGGCAGCGGGTCACCGCCCGCGTCCTGGCCGACGCCGGTGACCTCGGGGCCGCCGTCGTCGAGGGCACCGCGCCCGCCGCCGCCGACCCGGTCGAGGTCGCCGCGCTGGCCTACCTGGCCAGGCCGCGCGGCTGGCGGGAGCTGATCGACGCCAGCGGCGCCGCCGTTCGCGCCGAGGCGGACAGCGCTGTCGTCGCCGAGCTGGTCCGGGAGGCCGAGCAACGGGCCACCCGCGCCGAGCACGACCGGGCGGTGGCCCGGGTCGAGGCGGAGAAGCTGCGCGACGAGCTGGCCCGCGTCCGTGAGGAGCTGGGTCAGCTCCGCGAAGAGTCCCGGCAGGTCGCCCGTACCCTGCGGGAGACCCAGGCCCGCGAGCGCAAGGCCACCGAACTGCTGGCCACCGAACGCGGCAGGGCCGCGCGGGCCAGCGCCGACGTGGACGCCGAGCTGCGCCGCGCCCGGGCCCGGCTGGCCGAGGCGGAGGCCGCCGCCGGAGTGGCCCGCGCGAGCGCCAAGGAGTCCCGCTCGGTCGACGACGCCCGCCTCTGGCTGCTGCTGGAGACCATCGGTCAGGCCGCCGTCGGCCTACGCCGGGAGCTGGCCCTCGACCCGGTGGACAAACTCCCCGCCGACTTCGTGGCCGACGCGTTCGCCGAGCAACCGGGCACCGCCCCGGCCAGCCCCGCCGCACGCGCCCGCGACACCGACGACCCGGCCCGGCTCGACCAGCTTCTCGCCCTGCCCCGGGCGCACCTCGTGGTGGACGGCTACAACGTCACCAAGCGCGGCTTCGGTGACATGTCCCTGGAGCAGCAGCGCAAACGTCTCATCACCGGGCTCGGCGGGATCGCCGCGCAGACCGGCGACGAGATCACCGTCGTCTTCGACGGCGCCGAGCGGATGCACGGGTTGCCGCCCGCGCCGCGCGGCGTCCGGGTGCTCTTCTCCCGCAAGGGCGAGACCGCCGACGAGCTGATCCGGCGGCTGGTCCGTGCCGAGCCGGCGGGTCGCCCCGTGGTGGTGGTCTCCTCCGACCGCGAGGTCGCCGACGGGGTACGCCGGCACGGCGCCTACCCGCTGGGCGCCGACTCGCTGCTGCGGCGGCTCGCCCGCTCCTGA
- a CDS encoding DEDD exonuclease domain-containing protein, translated as MAQAEYVQESLAGLDPAVGGVDPALPLYATTFVVVDLETTGGAPDGGGITEIGAVKVRGGEQLGVLATLVNPGQPIPPFITVLTGITQAMLLPAPPIEQVLPSFLEFIADAVLVAHNAPYDVGFLKAACAKHGYRWPNPRVLDTAALARRVLTRDEVPNRKLGTLAAYFRTTTQPTHRALDDAKATVDVLHGLIGRLGGHRVDTVGDAIEFARAVTPTQRRKRHLAEGLPKVPGVYIFRAADNRPLYVGTSVDIATRVRSYFTAGEKRARISEMLAAAERVEAVECAHSLEAEVRELRLIAAHAPPYNRRSKYPERMLWLKLTDGPYPRLSIVRGLSPTDTAYLGPFTSRRAAELAAAGFHDAVPLRQCTHRLSLRTITPACALAELGRCPAPCEHKITPEEYDHQAAEPFRTATASDPQPVVDALLARIDVLSRDQRYEEAAVMRSRLAAVLRATVRMQRLAALTGIVELAAARPAARGGWELALVRHGRLAGAGVSPPGVHPRPTLTTIRATAETVSGGHGPVPAATAEESERILSWLERPETRLVEMSSGWSSPAGGAGRFRDLLAKAENGASHQLSTERS; from the coding sequence ATGGCACAGGCGGAGTACGTCCAGGAGTCGCTGGCCGGTCTCGACCCGGCGGTGGGCGGGGTGGACCCGGCGCTGCCGCTCTACGCGACCACCTTCGTGGTGGTCGACCTGGAGACGACCGGCGGCGCGCCGGACGGCGGCGGCATCACCGAGATCGGCGCGGTCAAGGTGCGCGGTGGTGAGCAGTTGGGTGTGCTCGCCACCCTGGTCAACCCGGGGCAGCCGATCCCGCCCTTCATCACCGTGCTCACCGGCATCACCCAGGCGATGCTGCTGCCGGCGCCGCCGATCGAGCAGGTGCTGCCGAGCTTCCTGGAGTTCATCGCCGACGCGGTGCTGGTGGCCCACAACGCCCCGTACGACGTGGGCTTCCTCAAGGCCGCCTGCGCGAAGCACGGCTACCGCTGGCCCAATCCCCGCGTGCTGGACACGGCGGCGCTCGCCCGCCGGGTGCTGACCCGCGACGAGGTGCCCAACCGCAAGCTCGGCACCCTGGCCGCCTACTTCCGCACCACCACCCAGCCCACCCACCGGGCGCTCGACGACGCGAAGGCGACAGTCGACGTGCTGCACGGGCTGATCGGTCGGCTCGGCGGGCACCGGGTGGACACGGTCGGCGACGCCATCGAGTTCGCCCGGGCGGTCACGCCGACCCAGCGCCGCAAACGGCACCTGGCCGAGGGGTTGCCCAAGGTCCCCGGGGTCTACATCTTCCGGGCCGCCGACAACCGCCCGCTCTACGTGGGCACCTCCGTCGACATCGCCACCCGGGTGCGCAGCTACTTCACCGCCGGGGAGAAGCGCGCCCGGATCTCCGAGATGTTGGCGGCGGCCGAGCGGGTCGAGGCGGTGGAGTGCGCCCACTCGCTGGAGGCGGAGGTCCGCGAGCTGCGGTTGATCGCCGCGCACGCCCCGCCGTACAACCGACGGTCGAAATACCCGGAGCGCATGCTCTGGCTCAAGCTGACCGACGGTCCGTACCCTCGGCTGTCGATCGTGCGCGGCCTCTCCCCCACCGACACCGCGTACCTCGGGCCGTTCACCTCCCGGCGGGCCGCGGAGCTGGCCGCCGCCGGTTTCCACGACGCGGTGCCGCTGCGTCAGTGCACGCACCGGCTCTCGCTGCGCACCATCACGCCGGCCTGCGCGCTGGCCGAGCTGGGTCGCTGCCCGGCACCCTGCGAGCACAAGATCACCCCCGAGGAGTACGACCACCAGGCCGCCGAGCCCTTCCGCACCGCCACTGCCAGCGACCCGCAGCCGGTGGTGGACGCGCTGCTCGCCCGGATCGACGTGCTCTCCCGCGACCAGCGCTACGAGGAAGCTGCGGTAATGCGGTCCCGGCTGGCTGCGGTGCTGCGGGCCACAGTGCGGATGCAGCGGCTGGCCGCGCTGACCGGCATCGTCGAGCTGGCCGCGGCACGGCCGGCCGCCCGGGGCGGTTGGGAGTTGGCGCTGGTGCGGCACGGCCGGCTGGCCGGGGCGGGGGTGTCCCCGCCGGGTGTGCACCCACGGCCCACCCTGACCACCATCCGGGCGACCGCCGAGACGGTCTCGGGCGGGCACGGCCCGGTGCCGGCGGCCACCGCCGAGGAGTCCGAGCGAATTCTGTCCTGGTTGGAACGACCGGAGACCCGGCTGGTGGAGATGTCCTCCGGTTGGTCCTCCCCGGCCGGTGGTGCGGGGCGGTTCCGTGACCTGCTGGCGAAGGCCGAGAACGGCGCGTCCCATCAACTCTCGACCGAACGCTCATGA
- a CDS encoding RelA/SpoT family protein — translation MDVDAGHGAALGGALPTQPGELPLARRLRSLLSWPTTDSDPVTQLVRTHRGIHAGTDPAVLRRAYTIAENMHRGQFRKSGEPYITHPLAVAQICAELGMDTTTLVAALLHDTVEDTRYTLQALSEDFGGEVAHLVDGVTKFDKAFYGKAAEAETIRKMIVAAAKDVRVLIIKLADRLHNMRTLGVRSASSRERIARKTQEVLVPLCDRLGIQTLKRELDDVVLLHLEPDEHARLARHVHDRPGWDAYLDSVVTRAKVALKRSRVDAEVSPRPRHLYSIWKDTIAGEHTAPYDLPRIVVVVDGPATDCYAALGAIHGTWRPIPGRFKDFIASPKNNLYRSLHTSVCGPQDRTVEVLIRTEEMHRSAEYGIAADFRFPRSGASSAAARAEQLDWLRRVLDWEPGAADPAQFLESLRCDLAEGQIQVFAEGRQIVLPASATPVDLAYELGNERGDHCLAARINGRLAPLSSELDEGDVVEIFTENDGDNGFEAGVAPRGPRREWLSFVKSPHAQMQINRWFAEHTEPGITISDKVRLGRATIGLTLRQHNRGLASDLPLLRLSEELGYPDLETLLVAVFDRVIEPDTVVRQLIDLVDHRQ, via the coding sequence GTGGACGTCGACGCCGGACACGGCGCCGCCCTGGGGGGCGCCCTGCCGACACAGCCGGGTGAGCTGCCGCTCGCCCGCCGGCTGCGGTCGTTGCTCAGTTGGCCGACCACCGACTCCGACCCGGTCACCCAGTTGGTGCGCACCCACCGGGGCATCCACGCCGGCACCGACCCAGCGGTGCTGCGACGGGCGTACACGATCGCGGAGAACATGCACCGCGGGCAGTTCCGCAAGAGCGGGGAACCGTACATCACCCATCCCCTCGCGGTGGCGCAGATCTGCGCCGAGCTGGGGATGGACACCACCACCCTGGTCGCGGCGCTGCTGCACGACACCGTGGAGGACACCCGCTACACCCTCCAGGCGCTCTCCGAGGATTTCGGCGGCGAGGTGGCCCACCTGGTCGACGGGGTGACCAAGTTCGACAAGGCGTTCTACGGCAAGGCCGCCGAGGCGGAGACGATCCGCAAGATGATCGTCGCGGCCGCCAAGGACGTCCGGGTGCTGATCATCAAGCTGGCCGACCGGCTGCACAACATGCGCACCCTCGGGGTGCGCTCGGCCTCCTCCCGGGAGCGGATCGCCCGCAAGACCCAGGAGGTGCTGGTCCCGCTCTGTGACCGGCTGGGCATCCAGACCCTCAAGCGCGAGCTGGACGACGTGGTGCTGCTGCACCTGGAGCCCGACGAGCACGCCCGGCTGGCCCGGCACGTGCACGACCGGCCGGGGTGGGACGCGTACCTCGACTCGGTGGTCACCCGGGCCAAGGTGGCACTCAAGCGCAGCCGGGTCGACGCCGAGGTGAGCCCTCGTCCCCGGCACCTCTACTCGATCTGGAAAGACACAATCGCCGGCGAGCACACCGCCCCGTACGATCTGCCCCGCATCGTGGTGGTGGTCGACGGCCCGGCCACCGACTGTTACGCCGCGCTGGGCGCGATCCACGGCACCTGGCGGCCGATCCCCGGCCGTTTCAAGGACTTCATCGCCTCTCCCAAGAACAACCTCTACCGCTCGCTGCACACCAGCGTCTGCGGCCCGCAGGACCGAACTGTGGAGGTGCTGATCCGCACGGAGGAGATGCACCGCTCGGCCGAGTACGGCATCGCCGCCGACTTCCGCTTCCCCCGTTCGGGGGCCAGCAGCGCCGCGGCGCGGGCCGAGCAGTTGGACTGGCTGCGCCGCGTGCTCGACTGGGAGCCGGGTGCGGCCGACCCGGCGCAGTTCCTCGAGTCGCTGCGGTGCGACCTCGCCGAGGGCCAGATCCAGGTCTTCGCCGAGGGGCGGCAGATCGTGCTCCCGGCCAGCGCGACGCCCGTCGACCTCGCGTACGAGCTGGGCAACGAGCGGGGCGACCACTGCCTCGCCGCACGGATCAACGGTCGGCTCGCCCCGCTGAGTTCGGAGCTGGACGAGGGCGACGTGGTGGAGATCTTCACCGAGAACGACGGCGACAACGGTTTCGAGGCCGGTGTCGCGCCGCGCGGCCCCCGCCGGGAGTGGCTGAGCTTCGTCAAGTCACCGCACGCGCAGATGCAGATCAACCGGTGGTTCGCCGAGCACACCGAGCCGGGCATCACGATCAGCGACAAGGTCCGGCTCGGGCGGGCCACCATCGGGCTGACCCTGCGTCAGCACAATCGTGGCCTCGCCAGCGACCTGCCACTGCTGCGCCTCTCCGAGGAGCTGGGCTATCCCGACCTGGAGACCCTGCTGGTCGCGGTCTTCGACCGGGTGATCGAACCAGACACCGTCGTACGCCAGCTCATCGACCTGGTCGACCACCGGCAGTGA
- a CDS encoding NUDIX hydrolase, translating to MIPRSRATGRAIFYQAFYRLPLPVRRRLVRLAVPKYIVGAVTLVRDSEATGAGRLLMLRQPPGRGWSLPAGLLDRGEPPVVGAARELFEESGIRLPPSRLRPAVPNAIVHAKGWVDMVFETEVPASTTELAVDGAEVFEAAWHPLDDLPKLSWATARLLAYYDIGPLAGQFPPPVPDNLP from the coding sequence ATGATCCCCCGCTCCCGCGCCACCGGTCGGGCCATCTTCTACCAGGCCTTCTACCGGCTGCCGCTGCCGGTGCGTCGGCGCCTGGTCCGGCTGGCCGTGCCCAAGTACATCGTCGGCGCGGTCACCCTGGTCCGCGACAGCGAGGCGACGGGCGCGGGCCGTCTGCTGATGCTGCGCCAGCCGCCCGGCCGGGGCTGGTCACTCCCCGCCGGCCTGCTGGACCGTGGCGAGCCCCCGGTGGTGGGAGCGGCCCGCGAGCTGTTCGAGGAGTCCGGCATCCGGCTCCCCCCGTCCCGGTTGCGCCCGGCGGTGCCGAACGCGATCGTGCACGCCAAGGGCTGGGTGGACATGGTCTTCGAGACGGAGGTCCCAGCGTCCACCACCGAGCTGGCGGTCGACGGCGCGGAGGTCTTCGAGGCCGCCTGGCACCCGCTGGACGACCTGCCCAAGCTGAGCTGGGCCACGGCCCGGCTGCTCGCCTACTACGACATCGGGCCGCTGGCCGGGCAGTTCCCGCCACCGGTTCCCGACAACCTGCCATGA
- a CDS encoding sugar phosphate nucleotidyltransferase, protein MTGAAGVPAELCAVVLAAGEGIRLRPLTERVPKALCPVGNVPLLDLALARLAGLGLTGPARVAVNACYLGDQVVAHVGERAHLSVEPGDPLGTAGGVARLRDWIDGRPVLVGNADAYLADPAAAPGPDVAAMLDGWDGHTVRLLGQPAADPAAPGTFAGHCFTGFSLLPWRLVRDLPVVVSDLVRAVWRPAEAAGALEVVPFPGTFYDTGTPADYLAANLHAAAGGVLVDPSATVTGHCVESVVGAGARVGGDVRRAVVWPGATVRDGERLHDAIRVGDDLTVPCAAHG, encoded by the coding sequence ATGACCGGCGCGGCTGGCGTGCCGGCGGAGCTGTGCGCGGTGGTGCTCGCCGCCGGCGAGGGCATCCGGCTGCGCCCGCTCACCGAACGGGTCCCCAAGGCGCTCTGCCCGGTGGGCAACGTGCCGCTGCTGGACCTCGCGCTGGCCCGGCTGGCAGGGCTCGGCCTGACCGGTCCCGCCCGGGTCGCGGTGAACGCCTGCTACCTCGGTGACCAGGTGGTCGCCCACGTCGGCGAGCGCGCGCACCTGTCCGTCGAGCCGGGTGACCCGCTGGGCACCGCGGGCGGGGTGGCCCGTCTGCGGGACTGGATCGACGGGCGGCCGGTGCTGGTCGGCAACGCCGACGCGTACCTCGCCGATCCGGCGGCTGCGCCCGGCCCGGACGTGGCGGCCATGCTCGACGGGTGGGACGGGCACACCGTACGCCTGCTGGGCCAGCCCGCAGCGGACCCGGCGGCGCCGGGCACCTTCGCCGGGCACTGCTTCACCGGGTTCTCGCTGCTGCCCTGGCGGCTGGTCCGCGACCTGCCGGTCGTCGTCTCCGACCTGGTCCGAGCGGTGTGGCGCCCCGCCGAGGCGGCGGGCGCCCTGGAGGTGGTGCCCTTCCCGGGCACGTTCTACGACACCGGCACCCCGGCCGACTACCTGGCGGCCAACCTGCACGCCGCGGCCGGTGGCGTCCTCGTCGACCCGTCGGCCACGGTGACCGGTCACTGCGTGGAGTCGGTGGTCGGCGCGGGCGCCCGGGTCGGCGGCGACGTCCGCCGGGCAGTGGTCTGGCCGGGCGCGACAGTGCGCGACGGCGAGCGGCTGCACGACGCGATCCGGGTCGGGGACGACCTGACCGTGCCCTGCGCCGCGCACGGCTGA